One Desulfobulbus oligotrophicus DNA segment encodes these proteins:
- the trmFO gene encoding methylenetetrahydrofolate--tRNA-(uracil(54)-C(5))-methyltransferase (FADH(2)-oxidizing) TrmFO has product MCGAPQVTVIGGGLAGCEAAWQAAELGIRVVLYEMKPIRFSPAHEMTQLGELVCSNSFRSNHVDTAAGLLKQEMRLLGSLIMQVAENSAVPAGTALAVDRRHFAAQVTSAIESHPLITIHRQEIKQLPNSDNGPVVLAAGPLLTGELAEALRTLTGSEHLAFYDAIAPVVDAESLDYTVVYRKSRWDDTGVGDYLNCPMNQEQYHHFITLLQQAKSVPLHTFEDPRYFEGCLPVEVMCARGSETLRYGPLKPVGLAHPITGVLPHAVVQLRPENRAGTMYNLVGFQTKLTYGEQQRVFRTIPGLEQAVFLRLGSIHRNTFVCAPRVLQKTLQCEQASHLFIAGQLSGIEGYIESAAMGLIAGINAGRMSLGKRLVSPPPATAHGALISHLTTSDPAHFQPSNINFGLFPPLPGRKVRKKIRGQLRAELALAQIRDWRKELHIETASSVNPQNGKSSR; this is encoded by the coding sequence ATGTGTGGAGCGCCACAGGTAACGGTGATCGGCGGCGGATTGGCCGGCTGTGAGGCAGCCTGGCAGGCTGCAGAGCTGGGGATAAGGGTTGTTCTCTATGAGATGAAACCGATCCGCTTCAGCCCTGCCCATGAGATGACGCAGCTGGGTGAACTCGTCTGTTCCAATTCATTTCGTTCGAACCACGTTGATACAGCCGCCGGTTTGCTGAAACAGGAGATGCGGTTACTGGGGTCACTGATCATGCAGGTTGCAGAGAACAGTGCAGTACCTGCAGGAACCGCGTTGGCTGTTGACCGGAGACATTTTGCCGCCCAGGTGACGTCTGCGATCGAATCCCATCCCCTTATAACGATACATCGGCAAGAGATTAAACAGCTTCCCAACAGTGACAATGGGCCGGTGGTTTTGGCTGCCGGTCCGCTTTTGACCGGAGAGCTTGCCGAGGCCTTACGTACGTTGACCGGCAGTGAACACTTGGCCTTTTATGATGCCATTGCGCCGGTCGTTGATGCTGAGAGCCTTGATTATACAGTTGTTTATCGCAAGTCGCGGTGGGATGATACTGGAGTCGGTGATTATCTGAACTGCCCCATGAACCAGGAGCAATACCACCACTTTATTACCCTGTTACAACAGGCCAAAAGTGTACCACTGCACACCTTTGAAGACCCGCGCTACTTTGAAGGATGTCTGCCTGTTGAGGTCATGTGTGCCCGGGGAAGTGAAACCTTGCGTTACGGGCCTTTGAAACCAGTGGGATTGGCACACCCGATTACCGGTGTCTTGCCCCATGCGGTGGTGCAACTGCGGCCTGAAAACCGGGCCGGTACCATGTATAACCTGGTGGGGTTTCAGACTAAGCTGACCTATGGTGAACAGCAACGGGTCTTTCGCACCATTCCGGGTCTTGAACAGGCTGTGTTTCTGCGGCTTGGCTCAATCCATCGCAACACCTTTGTGTGTGCGCCCCGGGTGCTGCAGAAGACATTACAGTGTGAACAGGCCTCGCACCTCTTCATTGCCGGCCAGCTCAGCGGTATTGAAGGGTATATCGAATCTGCAGCCATGGGGTTGATTGCCGGGATAAACGCCGGTCGAATGTCTCTGGGAAAGCGGCTGGTGTCTCCTCCGCCTGCAACGGCTCACGGTGCCTTGATAAGCCATCTTACCACGTCGGATCCTGCCCATTTTCAGCCTTCAAATATTAATTTTGGTCTGTTTCCACCTCTGCCGGGTAGAAAAGTACGGAAGAAAATACGCGGCCAGCTTCGAGCAGAGCTGGCATTGGCACAGATAAGAGATTGGCGGAAGGAACTTCACATTGAAACTGCTTCTTCTGTAAATCCCCAGAACGGGAAATCAAGCCGATAG
- the ahcY gene encoding adenosylhomocysteinase has product MSDYKVADLNLAAWGRREIAIAETEMPGLMAIRQEFRGSRPLTGARIAGCLHMTIQTAVLMETLVELGAELRWSSCNIFSTQDHAAAAMVVAGIPTFAWKGETEEEFWWCIDQTIFGPDNWRPNMILDDGGDLTKIMHEKYPELMREVRGISEETTTGVHRLYEMTRQGTLLAPAFNVNDSVTKSKFDNLYGCRESLLDGIKRATDVMIAGKIAVVVGYGDVGKGCAQALRGMGATVLVTEIDPICALQAAMEGYRVVTMEEAAPKGNIFVTCTGNLRVITRAHMEAMPDQAIVCNIGHFDSEIDIEGIRHLPWENIKPQVDHVIFADGKRLIVLAEGRLVNLGCATGHPSFVMSNSFTNQVLAQIELWTNSQQYEHQVYVLPKHLDEKVARLHLDKIGARLTTLTPEQAEYIGVSIDGPYKPDHYRY; this is encoded by the coding sequence ATGAGTGACTACAAGGTCGCTGATTTGAATTTGGCTGCCTGGGGACGCAGGGAGATTGCCATCGCTGAAACCGAGATGCCGGGCTTGATGGCCATTCGTCAGGAATTCAGGGGAAGCAGGCCGTTGACCGGTGCACGTATTGCCGGTTGTCTGCACATGACCATTCAAACCGCTGTTCTGATGGAAACGCTTGTTGAGCTGGGAGCAGAGTTACGCTGGTCGTCCTGCAATATTTTTTCTACGCAGGATCATGCCGCCGCAGCAATGGTGGTTGCCGGTATCCCCACTTTCGCCTGGAAAGGAGAGACTGAGGAGGAGTTTTGGTGGTGTATTGATCAGACCATTTTTGGGCCTGATAACTGGCGGCCCAATATGATTCTGGATGATGGTGGTGATCTCACCAAGATCATGCATGAAAAGTACCCGGAATTGATGCGAGAGGTACGCGGGATCTCCGAAGAGACCACCACCGGTGTTCACCGGTTGTATGAGATGACCCGACAGGGAACATTACTGGCACCGGCTTTTAATGTGAACGATTCTGTGACCAAGTCAAAATTTGACAACCTTTACGGATGCCGGGAATCGTTACTTGATGGTATCAAGCGTGCAACCGACGTGATGATTGCCGGTAAGATTGCGGTTGTGGTTGGGTATGGTGATGTGGGGAAAGGTTGCGCTCAGGCCTTGCGCGGCATGGGAGCCACTGTTCTGGTTACCGAGATTGATCCGATCTGTGCGCTTCAGGCGGCCATGGAAGGGTACCGGGTGGTGACCATGGAAGAGGCTGCCCCGAAAGGCAATATCTTTGTCACCTGCACAGGAAACCTTCGGGTCATTACTCGCGCTCACATGGAGGCCATGCCGGATCAGGCTATTGTCTGTAATATAGGTCATTTTGATTCTGAAATCGATATTGAGGGGATCCGCCACCTGCCGTGGGAAAATATTAAGCCACAGGTCGATCATGTTATCTTTGCAGACGGCAAGCGCCTGATCGTTTTAGCGGAGGGGCGACTGGTCAATCTTGGCTGTGCCACCGGACATCCCAGTTTTGTGATGAGCAACTCCTTTACCAATCAGGTGCTGGCGCAAATCGAGTTGTGGACAAACAGCCAACAGTACGAACATCAGGTCTATGTTCTTCCGAAACACCTTGACGAAAAGGTAGCCCGGCTCCACCTGGACAAAATTGGCGCCCGGTTAACCACCCTGACTCCGGAGCAGGCCGAGTATATCGGTGTCTCGATTGACGGTCCCTATAAACCGGATCATTATCGCTATTGA
- the metK gene encoding methionine adenosyltransferase, translated as MAHHLFTSESVSEGHPDKVADQISDAILDAILTRDKYARVACESLVTTGMALIAGEITTSAWVDMPQIVRQTIRAIGYNSSDMGFDWQSCAVLTTIDKQSADIAQGVNEGSGFDLDQGAGDQGLMFGYACNETEVLMPMPITYAHALMKRQSDVRKAGILPWLRPDAKSQVTIEYDGSVPKRVEAIVLSTQHSPDITYELLKEGVMEEIIKPIIPSAMVDANTKYFINPTGRFVIGGPVGDCGVTGRKIIVDSYGGRGSHGGGAFSGKDPSKVDRSSSYMGRYVAKNIVAAGLASEVEVQVAYAIGISKPVSINVKTFGTGTIADERLVQVIDQVFDLRPKAIIQQLDLLRPIYSKTAVYGHFGRELPEFTWERTDKVDALRAAAGL; from the coding sequence ATGGCTCATCATCTTTTTACCTCAGAATCGGTTTCTGAAGGGCACCCGGATAAGGTCGCCGATCAAATCTCCGACGCTATTCTTGACGCTATTCTTACCAGGGACAAGTATGCCCGTGTTGCCTGTGAGAGTCTTGTCACCACCGGCATGGCACTTATTGCCGGTGAGATTACAACCTCAGCATGGGTGGATATGCCGCAGATTGTGCGTCAGACTATTCGTGCAATCGGATACAATTCGTCTGATATGGGATTTGATTGGCAATCCTGTGCCGTGCTGACCACCATTGATAAACAGTCTGCTGATATTGCCCAGGGCGTCAACGAGGGGTCAGGGTTTGATCTTGATCAGGGCGCCGGTGATCAGGGGTTGATGTTCGGTTATGCCTGCAATGAAACAGAGGTGCTGATGCCAATGCCGATCACCTATGCCCATGCTCTTATGAAACGTCAATCCGATGTCCGCAAGGCCGGTATTTTGCCATGGCTGCGACCGGATGCCAAGAGTCAGGTCACCATCGAATATGATGGTAGCGTCCCTAAACGGGTTGAGGCAATCGTACTTTCCACCCAGCACAGTCCTGACATCACTTATGAGCTCCTGAAGGAGGGAGTGATGGAGGAGATCATTAAACCGATCATTCCGTCTGCCATGGTTGACGCCAATACCAAATATTTTATCAATCCCACCGGTCGGTTTGTGATCGGAGGGCCGGTGGGCGACTGCGGGGTTACCGGTCGAAAGATCATTGTTGACTCCTATGGCGGCCGCGGTTCACACGGTGGAGGTGCTTTTTCCGGTAAGGATCCGTCCAAGGTGGATCGATCTTCATCGTATATGGGGCGCTACGTAGCTAAAAATATCGTTGCTGCCGGTCTGGCCTCTGAGGTCGAAGTGCAGGTAGCCTATGCCATCGGTATCTCCAAACCTGTCTCCATTAACGTTAAAACCTTTGGTACCGGTACGATTGCAGATGAACGACTGGTACAGGTGATTGATCAGGTTTTCGACCTCCGGCCCAAGGCTATTATTCAGCAGCTGGATTTACTGCGTCCCATTTATTCGAAGACTGCAGTTTATGGTCACTTTGGCCGAGAACTCCCTGAGTTCACATGGGAACGCACGGATAAAGTTGACGCTTTGCGGGCTGCGGCCGGACTGTGA
- a CDS encoding 3-phosphoglycerate dehydrogenase family protein, whose product MKQFKIKTINAIAKEGIGLFDTRFLVDPSETDPEGIVVRSSKVELTQFPNLLAIARAGAGVNNIPVEEATEKGICVFNTPGANANAVVELVYTSLGIWLRNVEKSIEFCQGLTGMNDDEINREVEARKKKFKGEEMAGKTMAVFGLGKIGVGVANAGLHHGMRVFGFDPFPALDNIHHLSPEVTLARSRKEALAQADFISIHMPLNKNTHGYVTEKDFLEFVKPGAVLINYARGPIVDEDAVLAALASDKLRGHVSDFPSVKFLGHDQILVTPHLGASTSESEENCATMAVKELKNYLEFGNIVHSVNFPNIETIPTVDVHTRLTVINRDQPGMIAMISNILGDKHINIKNYTNKSNGTVGYNIIDCAGPVPVDVQEKIAEQEGVLRVRMIPLEIRGRQV is encoded by the coding sequence ATGAAACAGTTTAAAATTAAGACCATCAATGCCATCGCCAAGGAAGGGATCGGGTTGTTTGACACGCGTTTTCTCGTTGATCCGAGTGAAACCGATCCTGAGGGGATCGTGGTACGCAGTTCGAAAGTCGAACTGACGCAGTTTCCGAATTTATTGGCGATTGCCCGTGCCGGGGCCGGAGTGAACAACATCCCGGTTGAAGAGGCAACGGAAAAAGGTATCTGCGTCTTTAACACCCCGGGAGCCAATGCGAATGCTGTTGTTGAGCTGGTGTATACCTCACTTGGTATATGGCTGCGGAATGTGGAAAAGAGTATTGAGTTCTGCCAGGGATTGACCGGCATGAACGACGATGAGATTAACCGAGAAGTGGAGGCACGGAAAAAGAAGTTTAAAGGGGAGGAGATGGCCGGAAAGACCATGGCGGTGTTCGGTCTCGGCAAGATCGGTGTGGGGGTGGCAAATGCCGGTTTGCACCATGGTATGCGGGTTTTTGGCTTTGATCCTTTCCCGGCCCTTGATAATATCCACCATCTTTCACCTGAGGTAACCCTGGCCCGCTCCCGGAAAGAGGCGCTGGCTCAGGCTGATTTCATCTCCATTCACATGCCGCTCAACAAAAATACTCATGGGTATGTGACGGAAAAAGATTTTCTTGAATTTGTAAAGCCCGGCGCTGTGCTGATCAACTATGCCCGTGGCCCTATTGTTGATGAAGATGCGGTGCTTGCAGCTTTGGCCAGTGATAAGTTGCGTGGGCATGTTTCTGATTTTCCGTCGGTAAAATTCCTTGGGCATGACCAGATTCTGGTCACCCCGCATTTGGGGGCATCAACATCGGAGTCAGAGGAAAACTGCGCCACCATGGCGGTGAAGGAGCTGAAAAACTATTTAGAGTTCGGCAACATTGTTCACAGTGTCAATTTTCCGAATATCGAAACCATTCCCACCGTTGATGTCCACACCCGTCTGACCGTTATAAACCGTGATCAGCCCGGGATGATTGCCATGATCAGTAATATCCTCGGTGACAAGCATATTAATATCAAGAACTACACGAACAAGAGCAACGGTACTGTCGGCTACAATATCATCGACTGCGCCGGACCTGTTCCAGTGGATGTACAGGAAAAAATTGCTGAACAGGAAGGTGTATTGCGGGTACGGATGATACCGCTTGAGATCCGTGGCAGACAGGTATGA
- the folP gene encoding dihydropteroate synthase: protein MEHLVQIMGILNVTPDSFSDGGDWLDEESMERRIDQLLGEGADIIDVGGESSRPFAEPVGVEEELRRVIPAIHKIRQQSSIPISIDTTKAEVALAAIEAGATMINDISALRQDPDMISVARTFTGPVVIMHMQGNPADMQLAPYYEDVLAEINTFFEEQIRWLEERGLSRQRIIVDPGIGFGKTVEHNLIILKNIRSLKQHGCPVLIGHSRKSFLGRLLHLPVESRDCLTAQLSAFCAEQEVDILRVHAVGETRRALVLHRYLTTGTPYPA from the coding sequence GTGGAACATCTGGTGCAGATAATGGGAATTCTCAACGTCACGCCTGACTCTTTTTCAGACGGCGGCGATTGGCTTGATGAAGAGTCCATGGAGAGACGTATTGATCAGCTGCTTGGTGAAGGAGCGGACATTATAGACGTCGGTGGAGAGTCAAGCCGTCCCTTTGCAGAACCGGTGGGAGTCGAAGAAGAGTTAAGGCGTGTTATTCCTGCTATTCATAAAATCCGACAACAGAGCAGCATCCCCATTTCTATTGATACCACAAAGGCTGAAGTGGCCCTTGCTGCCATTGAAGCCGGAGCAACGATGATCAACGATATCTCCGCCCTGCGCCAGGATCCGGATATGATCAGTGTTGCGCGAACCTTTACCGGTCCGGTCGTTATTATGCATATGCAGGGAAATCCTGCTGATATGCAGCTTGCTCCGTACTATGAGGACGTGCTTGCTGAAATCAATACGTTTTTTGAAGAACAGATCCGGTGGCTGGAAGAAAGAGGTCTCTCACGTCAACGGATTATTGTTGATCCCGGGATTGGTTTTGGCAAGACTGTTGAACACAATCTCATAATCCTGAAAAATATCCGTTCATTGAAGCAGCATGGTTGCCCTGTGTTGATCGGCCACTCGCGTAAATCCTTCCTGGGTCGACTGCTTCATCTGCCTGTTGAGAGTCGGGATTGTCTAACTGCACAACTCTCTGCATTCTGTGCGGAACAGGAAGTAGATATACTTCGGGTGCATGCTGTGGGGGAAACCAGACGTGCTTTAGTGTTGCACAGGTACCTGACAACGGGCACACCATATCCGGCCTGA
- the ftsH gene encoding ATP-dependent zinc metalloprotease FtsH: MNTFYKNLSMWLVIGLTMIMLFQLFNKPHGQGVSITYSEFWESVESGAVSKVSIQGEEITGIGKDGKPFKTIAPDDTSLIPMLRESAVDISVKKPEETPWYLTVFISWFPMLLLIGVWIFFMRQMQMGGKGGALSFGKTRAKMQAEGEVKVTFKDVAGVDEAKAELEEIIDFLRDPQKFTKLGGRIPKGVLLAGAPGTGKTLLARAIAGEAGVPFFTISGSDFVEMFVGVGASRVRDLFNQGKKHAPCIIFIDEIDAVGRHRGAGLGGGHDEREQTLNQLLVEMDGFESNDGVIIIAATNRPDVLDPALLRPGRFDRQVVVPVPDVKGREMILEIYGKRTKLAADVDMSVIARGTPGFSGADLENLVNEAALMAAREGRNEVNAAMLELAKDKVMMGAERKSLIISPKEKEITAYHEAGHALIARLLPGTDPIHKVTIIPRGRALGLTMQLPMDEKYTHARGYLFNSIAILFGGRVAEKLVFNEITTGAGNDIERASELARKMVCEWGMSDELGPLAYGKKEEHIFLGREIAQHRDYSEQTAQKIDAAVKQIIVEANDKVTRLLQDNMDILKAIADELLEKETIVLEDLDRIIADLRNDQHDETETGEQPEVLEA; this comes from the coding sequence TTGAATACCTTTTATAAGAATCTTAGTATGTGGCTGGTTATCGGGTTAACCATGATCATGCTATTCCAGCTGTTTAACAAACCACATGGACAGGGTGTGTCCATTACCTACAGTGAGTTCTGGGAAAGTGTGGAAAGTGGTGCTGTCAGCAAGGTCAGCATCCAGGGCGAAGAGATCACCGGTATCGGTAAGGATGGGAAACCTTTCAAAACCATTGCTCCGGACGATACGAGTCTGATCCCGATGCTGCGGGAGTCGGCAGTGGATATTTCTGTGAAAAAACCTGAGGAAACGCCCTGGTATCTGACGGTTTTCATCTCCTGGTTTCCAATGTTGCTGCTCATCGGTGTATGGATTTTCTTCATGCGCCAGATGCAGATGGGCGGTAAAGGCGGAGCACTGTCTTTTGGAAAAACGCGGGCTAAAATGCAGGCCGAAGGGGAGGTGAAGGTTACCTTTAAAGATGTGGCCGGTGTTGATGAGGCTAAGGCAGAACTCGAAGAGATCATCGATTTTCTGCGTGATCCACAGAAATTCACGAAGCTGGGTGGTCGTATACCTAAGGGTGTGCTGTTGGCAGGAGCACCGGGAACCGGTAAAACATTACTGGCCCGCGCCATAGCCGGCGAGGCGGGAGTGCCGTTTTTTACCATCTCCGGTTCTGATTTTGTTGAGATGTTTGTTGGTGTGGGCGCTTCCCGGGTGAGAGATCTGTTCAACCAGGGGAAGAAACACGCCCCCTGTATCATCTTTATTGATGAAATCGATGCCGTGGGAAGGCATCGAGGTGCCGGTCTCGGCGGTGGTCATGATGAACGTGAGCAGACCCTCAACCAGCTGCTGGTGGAAATGGACGGCTTTGAGAGTAATGACGGGGTTATTATCATTGCAGCTACCAACCGTCCGGACGTTCTCGATCCGGCCTTGCTGCGCCCCGGCCGCTTTGATCGTCAGGTTGTGGTCCCGGTCCCTGATGTGAAGGGGCGGGAGATGATCCTGGAGATCTACGGAAAAAGAACCAAGCTGGCTGCCGATGTTGATATGTCGGTCATTGCTCGCGGTACGCCCGGTTTTTCCGGTGCTGATCTGGAAAATCTGGTGAATGAAGCTGCTTTGATGGCTGCCCGTGAAGGTAGAAATGAAGTCAATGCCGCTATGCTGGAGCTGGCCAAAGACAAGGTGATGATGGGGGCGGAACGGAAATCGTTGATCATCAGTCCAAAGGAAAAGGAGATCACTGCCTACCATGAGGCAGGGCATGCCCTGATAGCTCGACTTTTACCGGGCACTGATCCTATTCACAAGGTGACCATTATTCCCCGTGGCCGGGCCCTTGGTTTGACCATGCAGCTGCCCATGGATGAAAAGTACACGCATGCTCGAGGATATCTCTTTAACTCAATAGCCATCCTTTTTGGTGGGCGGGTTGCAGAGAAACTTGTGTTCAATGAGATCACGACCGGCGCCGGAAATGACATTGAACGGGCCAGTGAACTGGCTCGTAAAATGGTGTGCGAGTGGGGCATGAGTGATGAACTGGGGCCGCTGGCCTACGGTAAAAAGGAGGAGCATATCTTTCTTGGCCGTGAGATTGCCCAGCATCGTGATTATAGTGAGCAGACTGCTCAGAAGATAGACGCCGCAGTCAAGCAGATTATTGTTGAAGCCAATGACAAGGTGACCAGGCTGCTCCAGGACAATATGGATATCCTCAAAGCGATTGCTGATGAGCTGCTTGAGAAGGAAACCATTGTTCTTGAGGATCTGGACCGGATCATTGCGGATTTACGTAACGATCAACACGATGAAACAGAGACCGGGGAACAACCGGAAGTTCTGGAGGCATGA